The Scomber scombrus chromosome 19, fScoSco1.1, whole genome shotgun sequence DNA window AGAATGCATATTCtatattatttgtttaaacCTTCAATACATTCatagacatttttattcatttttattgtacttCTCTTGTGATACAGattgtcttttctgttttggggttttttcccATTGTGTCTGCTCCACAATTAAAAGAATGtgcaatgaattaaataaaatattgttttgtattgttaaGTGAATCTGAAAGAGATATTTCAATTATAGATTTAATGTATGGAACATGATAAACTGTACATGAACTTTGATGACAGTGGTGTGATTGATCTGCCCATTGTGCCTCTCTCCTATCAGACTGGATTGATCTGACTGTGGATGCTGACACAGCTTACTCCAAAATCAAGGTGTCTGAGGACCAAAAAACAGTGATGCTGACCGATGAAACCCAAACTGATGATGTGAGCTCCAAAAGATTCCTCTACGTACCCCAGGTGCTGTGTAATCAGCCTCTGAGTGGGAAGAAGTACTGGGAGGTAGAGTGGGAAGGGCCCAAGGGGGCTGGGATTGCAGTATCTTATGCCTCAATTGCAAAGAACACTGCAGGTGATGAGTGTAGATTTGGATGTAACTGTAAATCCTGGAGGTTTCAGGATGGTGTGCACCGTGATTTCTTGTACAATGATTTGAAAACGATCATCTCCTCACACTTCAACGTAATAGGAGTGTTCATAGATGTTGAGGAAGGTATCCTCAGGTTCTACAGTATCACTCCTGATCGGGAGGAGATGAAACTCCTGTATGATGTCCCAAGTTTTCATGCCACTGAGGATCTTTATGCAGGGTTTTGGTTGAGTGAAGGGACCAAGCTGACCATTGCCTCTCAGCGGGTGGCCAAGAGTTGCCAGAGAACCTGATTTATCAAA harbors:
- the LOC134001164 gene encoding stonustoxin subunit beta-like, with translation MSKVAAKVAGGTEGCLLPQREQFLPYWIDLTVDADTAYSKIKVSEDQKTVMLTDETQTDDVSSKRFLYVPQVLCNQPLSGKKYWEVEWEGPKGAGIAVSYASIAKNTAGDECRFGCNCKSWRFQDGVHRDFLYNDLKTIISSHFNVIGVFIDVEEGILRFYSITPDREEMKLLYDVPSFHATEDLYAGFWLSEGTKLTIASQRVAKSCQRT